The genome window ACTGCCCGTCGGGGCCGACGGCGTCGCGCAGCATATACTCCAGGGTGTAGAAGGGCGGGCCGAGGTTCACCCAGTTGCCCGAAGCCCGGGTCAGGATCCGCCCCGTTTCCGGATCGAGCACCCCTGTATTGTCCTTGTAGTCGTATTCCTTGGCGTGGCCGGTCACATGCTTTCCCCAGATGATGCTCCTGCTGTCGTCGAAATTGCGGGCCTGGGCAAGGCAGGCGACCCCGTAGCACTCGGCCGCGATCGGCTTGTCCTGCTCGAGGAATCCAAGGATGAGGTCGTGGACGCGGTAGTTGTTCACAAGATCGATCATCGGACCGCTGCCCCCGACGATCAGCAGCGCGTCGAACTCGTCCGCCGTTTCCCGCTGGGCCTTGGCGCGCAACGAATAATAGCGTTCCCACTTCCGCAGCGGCGACTTCACGGTCTCGAGCTCGCCGCTTTCGTCCATGTACCGGATTTCTTCCCTGTCGCTCCAGTAGGGGCGTTCCGGA of Syntrophales bacterium contains these proteins:
- a CDS encoding type 1 glutamine amidotransferase domain-containing protein produces the protein MSKSILIVLSEWGFWGEELVGPLEQFDRAGYRSVFCTPTGRRAHALPPSMDPEFEDPPLGKSVTSRETAEKVKAVEDASNPRLDNPRNLSAIFPERPYWSDREEIRYMDESGELETVKSPLRKWERYYSLRAKAQRETADEFDALLIVGGSGPMIDLVNNYRVHDLILGFLEQDKPIAAECYGVACLAQARNFDDSRSIIWGKHVTGHAKEYDYKDNTGVLDPETGRILTRASGNWVNLGPPFYTLEYMLRDAVGPDGQFHPNVGRETSVIVDYPFITGRSTPDSVLTGEMIVKLLETGGPRRWGWATARQS